One genomic window of Glycine soja cultivar W05 chromosome 9, ASM419377v2, whole genome shotgun sequence includes the following:
- the LOC114425659 gene encoding probable boron transporter 2 isoform X1, with translation MEETFVPFRGIKNDLQGRLMCYKQDWIGGLTAGFRILAPTTYIFFASAIPVISFGEQLERDTGTLLVYSYRILGFYPYGVLTAVQTLASTALCGIIHSIIGGQPLLILGVAEPTVIMYTFMFNFAKSRPELGSKLFLAWTGWVCMWTAILLFLLAILGACSIINRFTRLAGELFGLLIAMLFMQEAVRGLIHEFHIPERANLTSPEFQSSWRFGNGMFSLVLSFGLLHTALRSRKARSWRYGSGCLRGFIADYGVPLMVLLWTAVSYIPAGSIPKGIPRRLFSPNPWSSGAFENWTVIKDMLNVPVLYIIGAFIPATMIAVLYYFDHSVASQLAQQKEFNLRKPPSFHYDLLLLGFMVIICGLIGIPPSNGVIPQSPMHTKSLATLKHQLLRNRLVATARSSMKKLESLGQVYGGMQDAYWKMQTPLVHQEPSSQGLKELKESTIQLASSMGSINAPVDESVFDIEKEIDDLLPVEVKEQRVSNLLQSLMVGGCVAAMPFLKKIPTSVLWGYFAFMAIENLPGNQFWERILLIFTAPSRRYKVLEECHATYVETVPFKTIAVFTAFQTAYLLVCFGITWVPTAGVLFPLMIMLLVPVRQYILPKFFKGAHLQDLDAAEYEEVPALPFNLVTEGDLSRTASFADDGEVLDGIITRSRGEVRRVCSPKVMKSTPNLSQELTSPRLTDKVYSPRISHLRGNQSPRGVGRGSFSPAEVRPSNLRKGG, from the exons ATGGAAGAGACATTTGTTCCGTTTCGTGGAATTAAAAATGATCTTCAAGGGAGATTGATGTGTTACAAGCAAGACTGGATTGGTGGTCTCACGGCAGGGTTCAG GATATTAGCCCCTACTACATATATATTCTTTGCATCAGCAATTCCTGTTATTTCATTTGGAGAACAGTTGGAAAGAGACACGGGTACATTACTTGTTTACTCATACCGCATACTTGGGTTTTATCCAT ATGGAGTACTTACTGCAGTGCAAACATTAGCATCTACTGCGTTGTGTGGAATTATACACTCTATTATTGGAGGCCAGCCTTTGCTGATTCTTGGAGTAGCAGAACCAACCGTAATTATGTATACATTTATGTTTAACTTTGCGAAAAGTAGACCAGAATTGGGTTCGAAACTCTTTCTAGCATGGACTGGATG GGTATGCATGTGGACTGCCATCTTGTTGTTCCTACTGGCTATCTTAGGAGCTTGTTCCATCATCAACAGGTTCACTCGCCTAGCGGGGGAACTGTTTGGCCTTCTTATTGCAATGCTTTTCATGCAAGAGGCTGTTAGA GGACTCATCCATGAGTTTCACATACCTGAGAGGGCAAACCTAACATCACCCGAGTTTCAATCTTCATGGAGATTTGGAAATGGCATGTTTTCTTTGGTTCTGTCCTTTGGCCTCCTACATACAGCATTGAGAAGCCGAAAAGCAAGGTCTTGGCGATATGGATCAG GATGTTTACGAGGCTTCATAGCAGATTATGGTGTACCATTGATGGTTCTATTGTGGACTGCCGTTTCTTATATTCCAGCTGGAAGTATTCCAAAAGGAATCCCTAGGCGTCTCTTCAGTCCAAATCCATGGTCCTCTGGTGCCTTTGAAAACTGGACCGTCATAAAG GACATGCTGAATGTGCCAGTTCTCTATATTATTGGAGCCTTTATTCCAGCAACAATGATTGCTGTGCTTTATTATTTTGACCATAGTGTGGCATCTCAGCTTGCTCAGCAGAAAGAGTTCAACTTAAGAAAGCCCCCTTCCTTCCATTATGATTTGCTTCTATTGGGATTCATG GTTATAATATGCGGTCTAATTGGAATTCCCCCGTCAAATGGTGTCATTCCACAATCTCCAATGCATACCAAAAGTTTAGCTACATTGAAGCACCAG TTACTTAGAAACCGGCTTGTTGCAACAGCACGAAGTTCTATgaaaaagctagaaagcttggGACAAGTATATGGAGGTATGCAAGATGCTTACTGGAAGATGCAGACCCCTTTAGTTCACCAGGAACCTTCCTCGCAG GGACTTAAAGAGTTGAAAGAGTCAACTATTCAATTGGCATCAAGCATGGGGAGTATAAATGCTCCAGTTGATGAGTCAGTATTTGACATTGAGAAGGAAATTGATGACTTATTGCCTGTTGAGGTCAAAGAACAGCGTGTGAGCAACCTGCTGCAATCTTTGATGGTAGGAGGATGTGTTGCAGCAATGCCTTTCCTGAAAAAGATTCCAACTTCTGTACTCTGGGGATATTTTGCTTTCATGGCCATTGAAAACTTACCTGGCAACCAGTTTTGGGAAcggattttattaattttcactGCTCCAAGCAGAAGATACAA AGTCTTGGAGGAGTGCCATGCAACTTATGTGGAAACTGTACCATTCAAGACAATTGCAGTATTCACAGCCTTCCAGACTGCTTACTTGCTTGTTTGTTTTGGTATCACTTGGGTTCCAACAGCTGGGGTTCTATTCCCATTGATGATCATGCTTCTGGTTCCTGTGAGGCAATACATTCTGCCCAAGTTTTTTAAAGGAGCACACCTTCAAGATTTAGATGCTGCAGAATATGAAGAAGTACCTGCTTTACCATTCAACTTAGTGACT GAAGGGGACTTGAGCAGGACAGCTTCCTTTGCAGATGATGGAGAGGTTTTAGATGGAATAATTACTCGAAGCCGGGGTGAGGTTAGACGTGTTTGCAGTCCAAAGGTGATGAAATCCACTCCAAACCTATCCCAAGAGTTAACAAGTCCAAGGCTCACAGATAAAGTATACAGCCCTCGGATAAGCCATCTCAGAGGAAATCAAAGCCCTCGAGGTGTTGGGAGAGGATCATTTAGCCCTGCAGAAGTTAGGCCATCCAATTTGAGGAAAGGTGGTTGA
- the LOC114366946 gene encoding polygalacturonase At1g48100-like, which produces MSLIHWSLILWITMMMLIIHNLDNVEGRYHYHRGKKKISPAPTPPEDSPSPPPSNSPSVPSDPYPNDPPGDSPSGCIFDVRSFGAVGDGSADDTDAFVAAWKEACAVESGVVLVPEDHCFKITSTIFTGPCKPGLVFQVDGTLMAPDGPESWPKEDSHSQWLVFYRLDQMTLTGKGTIEGNGEQWWDLPCKPHRGPDGKTVSGPCDSPTMIRFFMSSNLVLSGVKIQNSPMFHVKFDGCQGVLIDKLSISSPKLSPNTDGIHLGNTRGVGIYNSMISNGDDCISIGPGCSDVDIEGVTCAPTHGISIGSLGVHNSQACVSNLTVRNTIIKESDNGLRIKTWQGGTGSVTGLRFENIQMENVRNCIIIDQYYCMSKECLNQTSAVHVNDVTYRNIKGTYDVRTPPIHFACSDTVACTNITLSEIELLPYEGELLDDPFCWNAYGTQETMTIPPLDCLREGEPDTVVELSAYDCRS; this is translated from the exons ATGAGTCTCATTCACTGGTCTTTAATCTTATGGATCACCATGATGATGCTTATTATCCATAATTTGGATAACGTGGAAGGAAGATACCACTATCACAGGGGGAAGAAGAAAATTTCCCCTGCTCCTACACCACCAGAGGACTCTCCTTCTCCACCCCCTTCAAATTCCCCAAGTGTTCCCTCTGACCCTTATCCCAATGATCCTCCTGGGGACTCCCCTTCAGGCTGCATTTTCGATGTCAGATCCTTTGGTGCAGTTGGAGATGGTTCAGCTGATGACACTGATGCATTCGTGGCAGCGTGGAAAGAAGCTTGTGCAGTTGAGTCAGGGGTTGTTCTTGTTCCAGAAGATCACTGCTTCAAGATCACTTCAACTATCTTTACAGGTCCATGCAAGCCAGGACTAGTATTTCAA GTGGATGGTACTCTAATGGCACCAGATGGACCAGAATCTTGGCCTAAGGAAGATAGCCACAGCCAATGGCTTGTGTTCTATAGACTTGATCAAATGACTCTTACTGGGAAAGGAACCATAGAAGGCAATGGAGAACAATGGTGGGATCTTCCTTGCAAACCTCATAGG GGTCCCGATGGAAAAACTGTATCAGGACCATGTGATAGCCCTACA ATGATACGGTTCTTCATGAGCTCCAATTTGGTGCTGAGTGGGGTGAAAATTCAGAACAGTCCTATGTTCCACGTGAAATTCGATGGTTGCCAAGGAGTACTCATTGATAAGTTGTCAATTTCTTCGCCTAAACTCAGTCCCAATACTGATGGAATCCACTTAGGGAACACAAGGGGTGTTGGGATATATAACTCCATGATAAGCAAtg GTGATGATTGCATTTCCATTGGACCCGGGTGCTCAGATGTGGACATAGAGGGTGTAACTTGTGCTCCTACCCATGGTATTAG CATTGGAAGCCTAGGAGTGCACAATTCTCAGGCATGTGTCTCAAACTTAACCGTTCGCAACACCATCATAAAGGAATCAGACAATGGCCTGAGGATCAAGACATGGCAAGGAGGAACGGGCTCAGTGACAGGCCTGAGATTTGAGAATATCCAAATGGAGAATGTGAGGAACTGCATCATCATTGACCAGTACTATTGCATGTCCAAGGAGTGTCTCAACCAGACATCAGCTGTGCATGTAAACGATGTGACATATAGGAACATAAAGGGTACATATGATGTGAGAACACCTCCTATACACTTTGCATGCAGTGACACTGTGGCTTGCACTAACATAACACTCTCTGAGATTGAGCTTTTGCCATACGAAGGGGAGCTACTAGATGACCCTTTTTGCTGGAATGCTTATGGAACTCAAGAGACCATGACTATTCCTCCACTTGATTGCTTAAGAGAAGGTGAGCCTGATACAGTTGTGGAGCTCTCAGCATATGATTGTAGGAGTTAA
- the LOC114367502 gene encoding YTH domain-containing protein ECT2-like, with protein MINEGAPEYFCYQNVYYPAATNYGYYCTGFETPGEWEDHHRIFGVDGPNIQFMGAQNESLPYVYYNYGYAQSPYNPYNPYIPGAMIGADGSLGGGQHYYTLPNYQSPVSAPGYIPSVQPDNFSDSSADSFFGASASVSKPDGRGLRHKFNSASGNFPRNSSNFLSNQTSSLARVSERPRAYDGSRFLNLALPAVHRSAAAKLRPKLHNGKVVPNGGNGSSDVLGEQNQGPRVSRSKHQLSVKAYTTMAGDANEQGNIVIYPDQYNKEDFSLDYENAKFFVIKSYSEDDVHKSIKYNVWSSTPHGNKKLENAYEDAKKIAAEKSEVCPIFLFFSVNASGQFCGVAEMVGTVDFNKNMDFWQQDKWSGSFPLKWHIIKDVPNPNFRHITLENNENKPVTNSRDTQEIMYWKGLEMLKIFKNNTLKTSLLDDFMYYENRQKIMQDEKAKLLVKSFNSPIFVPVLEAPQKLNFVVDLLKDNYEKNLKPKDDSDGFKQISVSSPDQIVSNSDVTGIKHVDDEKAEKIAVDKEDISSILKIGSVTIAPKQVEAKHSVSNGNKEQGDALTEGSMQVKVNGFALPSGFLKVGSIPLDAMALQPGKGVLSVKSESHR; from the exons ATGATTAATGAAGGAGCCCCAGAGTATTTTTGTTATCAGAACGTGTATTACCCTGCTGCCACCAATTATGGGTATTACTGTACAG GATTTGAAACACCCGGGGAATGGGAGGACCACCATAGGATTTTTGGTGTAGATGGTCCCAATATTCAGTTCATG GGTGCACAAAATGAAAGTTTGCCGTATGTATATTATAACTATGGATATGCACAGTCTCCATACAATCCATATAATCCTTACATTCCTGGTGCTATGATTGGAGCTGATGGCTCACTTGGAGGAGGACAACATTATTATACCCTCCCCAATTATCAAAGTCCAGTTTCTGCACCTGGTTATATTCCCTCTGTTCAACCAGACAATTTTTCTGATAGTTCTGCAGATTCCTTTTTTGGAGCCAGTGCTTCTGTCAGTAAACCTGATGGAAGAGGTTTGAGACATAAGTTCAATTCAGCTTCTGGTAACTTTCCTAGGAattcttcaaattttttatcaaatcagACAAGTTCCTTGGCCAGGGTATCAGAAAGGCCGAGAGCTTATGATGGGAGTAGATTTCTCAATTTAGCTTTGCCGGCTGTTCATCGG TCTGCAGCTGCTAAACTTAGGCCAAAGCTTCACAATGGCAAAGTAGTACCAAATGGTGGAAATGGGAGCTCTGATGTATTGGGTGAGCAAAATCAAGGCCCTAGAGTTAGTAGATCAAAACATCAGCTGTCTGTGAAAGCCTATACAACCATGGCAGGAGATGCTAATGAACAGGGGAACATTGTCATATATCCTGATCAATACAATAAGGAGGACTTTTCCCTTGACTATGAAAATGCAaagttttttgttataaaatcaTACAGTGAGGATGATGTGCACAAAAGCATTAAATATAATGTGTGGTCATCAACACCTCATGGAAACAAGAAGCTGGAGAATGCTTATGAGGATGCAAAGAAAATAGCAGCTGAAAAGTCTGAAGTGTGccctattttcctatttttttct GTTAATGCAAGTGGGCAGTTCTGTGGGGTAGCAGAGATGGTTGGTACAGTTGATTTTAACAAGAATATGGACTTTTGGCAGCAAGATAAATGGAGTGGAAGCTTTCCTTTGAAGTGGCACATCATAAAAGATGTACCAAATCCAAATTTTAGGCACATTACACTGGAGAACAATGAAAATAAGCCAGTAACTAATAGCAGAGACACACAAGAG ATAATGTATTGGAAAGGTTTGGAAATGctgaaaatattcaaaaataatacactgaagacatctttgcttgatgACTTTATGTACTATGAAAACCGTCAAAAGATCATGCAGGATGAGAAAGCCAAGTTGCTAGTCAAGAGTTTCAATAGTCCAATATTTGTACCAGTATTAGAAGCTCCCCAAAAGTTgaattttgttgttgatttaCTAAAAGACAATTATGAGAAGAATTTGAAGCCCAAGGATGATTCTGATGGCTTCAAACAGATTTCAGTTTCAAGCCCTGACCAGATTGTTAGTAATTCTGATGTCACTGGCATCAAGCATGTGGATGATGAGAAAGCTGAGAAAATTGCTGTGGATAAAGAAGATATTTCTTCTATCTTAAAGATTGGTTCAGTCACTATTGCCCCCAAACAAGTTGAGGCTAAGCACTCTGTCAGCAATGGTAATAAAGAACAAGGTGATGCTCTTACGGAAGGCTCAATGCAGGTAAAAGTTAATGGGTTTGCTTTGCCTTCTGGTTTCTTGAAGGTTGGCAGTATCCCACTTGATGCAATGGCATTGCAACCGGGAAAAGGTGTTCTTTCTGTTAAAAGTGAATCACATCGTTAA
- the LOC114367161 gene encoding uncharacterized protein LOC114367161, with amino-acid sequence MPSLQTALPPELANNATRLYRECLRRAKYIGHRKHNTELLVDLVRQQFKKNMHETDPEKIQKLKDDAARGLINHILYESEQMTGSKFSKSK; translated from the exons atgccgtctcttcaaacTGCACTGCCTCCTGAGCTCGCCAACAATGCCACTAGG CTTTACCGTGAATGCCTGCGAAGAGCTAAATATATTGGTCATCGG AAACATAACACGGAGCTTCTTGTTGATTTGGTGAGACAACAGTTTAAGAAAAACATGCATGAAACAGATCCCGAGAAGATTCAGAAGTTAAAGGATGA TGCTGCGAGGGGGCTTATCAATCACATATTGTATGAGTCAGAGCAAATGACAGGTTCTAAATTCAGCAAGAGCAAATAA
- the LOC114367503 gene encoding protein WHAT'S THIS FACTOR 9, mitochondrial-like: protein MFFNFKEPAVKTIKLSFKYHFLHIQRYSYVNMYMKWKKDSYYDSIEHIHYSIQLKPIIALKNCIVRDPNGCIPISAVSKRGLELDVPMKVARFMRQYPSIFEEFTGPEYNLPWFRLTPEVAEIDRDEKRVYEECREDLRSRLRKMILMTREHVLPLKIIQGMQWYLGLPSDFLQHPEQILDEPFRFVEMEDGLKGLALESREKIYSVMERNAMKSGFYSGGPMEAIEFPFFPSKGLRLRRKIENWLNEFQKLPYISPYDYFSNLDPNSDIADKRLVGVLHELLSLFVEHSAERKKLFCLKKYFGLPQKVHRAFERHPHMFYLSFRNKTCTVILKEAYSNKSAIEKHPLLRVRKKYIKLMKKSEVILRNRRVNNRFSNSNAKLDIDSNDLDEKGHEMASCSLEQVA, encoded by the coding sequence ATGTTCTTCAACTTTAAGGAACCTGCAGTCAAAACAATCAAACTCTcctttaaatatcattttttgcaCATCCAGAGATACAGTTATGTGAATATGTATATGAAATGGAAAAAGGATTCATACTATGACTCAATTGAGCACATCCACTACTCCATTCAGCTCAAGCCTATCATTGCCCTCAAAAACTGCATTGTCCGGGATCCCAATGGCTGCATTCCTATCTCTGCAGTGTCAAAGAGGGGATTAGAGTTAGATGTTCCCATGAAGGTTGCAAGGTTTATGAGGCAGTATCCATCCATCTTTGAGGAGTTTACGGGTCCTGAATACAATCTTCCATGGTTCAGGTTGACACCGGAAGTTGCTGAGATTGACAGGGATGAGAAGAGAGTATATGAAGAATGCAGGGAGGACTTAAGGTCCAGGTTGAGGAAGATGATATTGATGACCAGAGAGCATGTTCTACCTTTAAAGATAATTCAAGGGATGCAGTGGTATTTGGGGTTGCCTAGTGATTTTCTGCAGCACCCGGAGCAAATTCTTGATGAACCTTTCAGGTTTGTAGAGATGGAAGATGGATTGAAGGGGTTGGCTCTTGAAAGCAGAGAAAAGATTTATTCTGTAATGGAGAGAAATGCAATGAAAAGTGGTTTTTACTCTGGGGGTCCAatggaagccattgaatttccaTTTTTTCCATCAAAGGGTTTAAGGTTGAGGAGGAAGATTGAGAACTGGCTAAATGAATTTCAGAAGCTTCCATATATTTCACCTTACGATTATTTTTCAAACTTGGATCCAAACTCTGACATAGCAGATAAAAGACTTGTGGGAGTTCTTCACGAACTGCTTTCCCTTTTTGTCGAGCATTCAGCCGAGAGGAAGAAGTTGTTTTGCCTCAAGAAGTATTTTGGGTTGCCACAGAAAGTTCATAGAGCGTTTGAGCGGCATCCCCATATGTTTTATCTATCTTTCAGGAACAAAACTTGTACAGTCATTCTAAAGGAAGCTTACAGCAATAAATCAGCTATTGAGAAGCATCCTCTGTTGAGGGTCAGGAAGAAATACATCAAGTTGATGAAGAAATCAGAAGTGATTTTAAGGAACAGGAGGGTGAATAATCGATTTTCTAATAGTAATGCAAAATTGGATATAGACTCAAATGATCTAGATGAAAAGGGACATGAGATGGCAAGTTGCTCTTTGGAACAGGTTGCGTGA
- the LOC114425659 gene encoding probable boron transporter 2 isoform X2: MEETFVPFRGIKNDLQGRLMCYKQDWIGGLTAGFRILAPTTYIFFASAIPVISFGEQLERDTDGVLTAVQTLASTALCGIIHSIIGGQPLLILGVAEPTVIMYTFMFNFAKSRPELGSKLFLAWTGWVCMWTAILLFLLAILGACSIINRFTRLAGELFGLLIAMLFMQEAVRGLIHEFHIPERANLTSPEFQSSWRFGNGMFSLVLSFGLLHTALRSRKARSWRYGSGCLRGFIADYGVPLMVLLWTAVSYIPAGSIPKGIPRRLFSPNPWSSGAFENWTVIKDMLNVPVLYIIGAFIPATMIAVLYYFDHSVASQLAQQKEFNLRKPPSFHYDLLLLGFMVIICGLIGIPPSNGVIPQSPMHTKSLATLKHQLLRNRLVATARSSMKKLESLGQVYGGMQDAYWKMQTPLVHQEPSSQGLKELKESTIQLASSMGSINAPVDESVFDIEKEIDDLLPVEVKEQRVSNLLQSLMVGGCVAAMPFLKKIPTSVLWGYFAFMAIENLPGNQFWERILLIFTAPSRRYKVLEECHATYVETVPFKTIAVFTAFQTAYLLVCFGITWVPTAGVLFPLMIMLLVPVRQYILPKFFKGAHLQDLDAAEYEEVPALPFNLVTEGDLSRTASFADDGEVLDGIITRSRGEVRRVCSPKVMKSTPNLSQELTSPRLTDKVYSPRISHLRGNQSPRGVGRGSFSPAEVRPSNLRKGG; this comes from the exons ATGGAAGAGACATTTGTTCCGTTTCGTGGAATTAAAAATGATCTTCAAGGGAGATTGATGTGTTACAAGCAAGACTGGATTGGTGGTCTCACGGCAGGGTTCAG GATATTAGCCCCTACTACATATATATTCTTTGCATCAGCAATTCCTGTTATTTCATTTGGAGAACAGTTGGAAAGAGACACGG ATGGAGTACTTACTGCAGTGCAAACATTAGCATCTACTGCGTTGTGTGGAATTATACACTCTATTATTGGAGGCCAGCCTTTGCTGATTCTTGGAGTAGCAGAACCAACCGTAATTATGTATACATTTATGTTTAACTTTGCGAAAAGTAGACCAGAATTGGGTTCGAAACTCTTTCTAGCATGGACTGGATG GGTATGCATGTGGACTGCCATCTTGTTGTTCCTACTGGCTATCTTAGGAGCTTGTTCCATCATCAACAGGTTCACTCGCCTAGCGGGGGAACTGTTTGGCCTTCTTATTGCAATGCTTTTCATGCAAGAGGCTGTTAGA GGACTCATCCATGAGTTTCACATACCTGAGAGGGCAAACCTAACATCACCCGAGTTTCAATCTTCATGGAGATTTGGAAATGGCATGTTTTCTTTGGTTCTGTCCTTTGGCCTCCTACATACAGCATTGAGAAGCCGAAAAGCAAGGTCTTGGCGATATGGATCAG GATGTTTACGAGGCTTCATAGCAGATTATGGTGTACCATTGATGGTTCTATTGTGGACTGCCGTTTCTTATATTCCAGCTGGAAGTATTCCAAAAGGAATCCCTAGGCGTCTCTTCAGTCCAAATCCATGGTCCTCTGGTGCCTTTGAAAACTGGACCGTCATAAAG GACATGCTGAATGTGCCAGTTCTCTATATTATTGGAGCCTTTATTCCAGCAACAATGATTGCTGTGCTTTATTATTTTGACCATAGTGTGGCATCTCAGCTTGCTCAGCAGAAAGAGTTCAACTTAAGAAAGCCCCCTTCCTTCCATTATGATTTGCTTCTATTGGGATTCATG GTTATAATATGCGGTCTAATTGGAATTCCCCCGTCAAATGGTGTCATTCCACAATCTCCAATGCATACCAAAAGTTTAGCTACATTGAAGCACCAG TTACTTAGAAACCGGCTTGTTGCAACAGCACGAAGTTCTATgaaaaagctagaaagcttggGACAAGTATATGGAGGTATGCAAGATGCTTACTGGAAGATGCAGACCCCTTTAGTTCACCAGGAACCTTCCTCGCAG GGACTTAAAGAGTTGAAAGAGTCAACTATTCAATTGGCATCAAGCATGGGGAGTATAAATGCTCCAGTTGATGAGTCAGTATTTGACATTGAGAAGGAAATTGATGACTTATTGCCTGTTGAGGTCAAAGAACAGCGTGTGAGCAACCTGCTGCAATCTTTGATGGTAGGAGGATGTGTTGCAGCAATGCCTTTCCTGAAAAAGATTCCAACTTCTGTACTCTGGGGATATTTTGCTTTCATGGCCATTGAAAACTTACCTGGCAACCAGTTTTGGGAAcggattttattaattttcactGCTCCAAGCAGAAGATACAA AGTCTTGGAGGAGTGCCATGCAACTTATGTGGAAACTGTACCATTCAAGACAATTGCAGTATTCACAGCCTTCCAGACTGCTTACTTGCTTGTTTGTTTTGGTATCACTTGGGTTCCAACAGCTGGGGTTCTATTCCCATTGATGATCATGCTTCTGGTTCCTGTGAGGCAATACATTCTGCCCAAGTTTTTTAAAGGAGCACACCTTCAAGATTTAGATGCTGCAGAATATGAAGAAGTACCTGCTTTACCATTCAACTTAGTGACT GAAGGGGACTTGAGCAGGACAGCTTCCTTTGCAGATGATGGAGAGGTTTTAGATGGAATAATTACTCGAAGCCGGGGTGAGGTTAGACGTGTTTGCAGTCCAAAGGTGATGAAATCCACTCCAAACCTATCCCAAGAGTTAACAAGTCCAAGGCTCACAGATAAAGTATACAGCCCTCGGATAAGCCATCTCAGAGGAAATCAAAGCCCTCGAGGTGTTGGGAGAGGATCATTTAGCCCTGCAGAAGTTAGGCCATCCAATTTGAGGAAAGGTGGTTGA